GAGATAAAATTGCGTTAGCCATATTTGTATTTGTGACTTTAACGGCCGGGATTTTTGGATATATGTTGGATCAGGTACTTACAGATCAGCCGGAAGGCAATTCATTGGGTATGGGGTTATGGCTGGTACTTCCGTTATTAACAGGTATTGTGCTACGAATCATTAACAAGGATTTAAAAGAGATAGGTGCCAGAACTAATCTTAGGAATAATATAAAATGGTATGGCGTTGCTGTTCTTGTATACCCTTTCATCATGTTGATTAGTATCATTATAGCGAAAGCTGGCGGTGGATTAACCATAGGAAAATTTGAATCAGGAGCATTATTTGCATTAATGCTTACCACATTTTTCGGAAGCTGTATCAAGAATATATTCGAAGAATTTGCCTGGAGGGGATGTCTTGTTCCATACCTGGAAAAAACAAAGATGAACGATTGGCTTTTGTACTTTACCAGCGGACTGGTTTGGGGGATGTGGCATATTACATACTATATGTTCTTCTTGCCGGATGAATATTTTACAGAGACCAGCAGACCAATGATGGTAGTAATAGGAATTGTATTGATGATTTTCTGGTCGCCTCTGTTCGTAGAATTACGAAGGCTTACTAATTCCGTATGGCCCTGTGTTATCTTGCATGCAATGGAAGATGCAGTACCTACTTTGCTGTTTGTAACAACTGATGTGTTTCGAATTAAGAAAAGCTTATCTGTTATGATTGATCCCATATCTGGTTTTGTAACAACTGCGATATTGCTTCTTATTGGATTGAGCTTAAGAAAATATCGAATAAAGAAAAATTATGTTACCGGTGCTGGATGATAAATATGTGTTCAAATGAGCAATTACAATAGTAAACGATTAAAAAATAATTGATTACAAATATTTGAGTGTGAGGAGGAAGAATAATGTCAGCAATCATTGGTGCAGGGTTGTTTTCAATTGTAATATTAATAAGTATTCTCTTGATTTGTGGATTACCATTAGGAGAATTAACGATGGGAGGACAGCATAAGGTCTTTCCTAAGAAGCTTCGAATAGCATTAGTAGGGCAGCTATTACTTCAGGTGTTTTTTGTGATAATAATATTACAGGCGGGAGGAATCATATCCCTTTGGTTTAGCCATAAAATCACTAGAATCATTTGCATTATAATGGCAGTATACCTGTCGCTAAATATCATTATGAATTTCATTTCAAAAAGCAAAAAAGAAAAATACATAATGACTCCATTATCGTTGTTTTCAGCAATCTGTTTTTGGATCACAGCTCTGCGAATGTAGAAAAGTGAGGCAATTCTTATGGATATCTTAATAGATTTGAAAAATTACAATACGAAAACTTCCGTATTCAAAAGGACAGCAGTAAGGGCCATCATATGTGACGGTGAAAAATATCTGTTCATATGCAGTAGGTACGGAGACGTCAAATTCCCGGGCGGTGGTGTGGAAAAGGGAGAACAGCTGGAGGAAGCGTTACTTCGTGAGGTTCAGGAAGAAACCGGTTATCAGGTAGATAGGGCAACCATCAGGAAATATGGAAGAGTACTTGAGAGAAGAAAGGGAGAATATGAGGATATTCTTGAAATGGAATCCCTTTATTACTATTGTGAGGTAAAGTCTGAGATAGGAAAGAGAAATCTGGATACCTACGAAGAGGAATATCGTTACGAAGCAGTATGGTTGACCTTGCAGGAAGCAATCGAGATGAATAAGAAAATGAAGGACCTCGAACGCTGTCCGTGGGTGACCAGAGAAACACAAGTAATGGAAAGACTAAGGGAAGAGAAGATCTTCTTTAATGATATTCTTCCATGTATACCGGATATTATGAAGGAAATGATAGAAGGATATTCCTTTGAAGTAGAATCCATCGGTTGTTCAGGAGCACATATCTATATGTTTGAGAATGATCTGGTACTGAAGGTGGAACAGAAAAAAAGCTCCTCCGATGAGGAATATCAGATGCTACAATGGCTTCAGGGCAAGCTCCCGGTACCGGACATCAAATACTTCCACACGGGCGGAACGTTCAACTATCTTTTGATGACACGGCTTTATGGAAGGATGGCCTGCGATCCGGACATTATGTCTGACCTGGAACATATGGCAAGAGCATTAGCAAAGGGACTGAAGCAGTTGTGGCAGGTAGATATCACTGGTTGTCCAAGGATAGTAAATCTTGATTATCAACTGAGCAAAGCCTTGAGTAGAGTTGAAAATAATCTAATCGACATGGAGCAAGTGGAACCGGATACCTTTGGCGATAATGGCTTTTCAAATCCCATGAAGCTATACGAATATCTAAGAGATAATAGACCGGAAAAAGAGAAGGCATTTGTGCATGGGGATTACTGCCTGCCGAATGTATTCATTGAAAATAATGAGGTGTCTGGCTACTTAGATATTGGTAATAGCGGAGTGGGTGATAGATGGCAGGATATTGCTTTGGCGGTTCGTTCCATGAGATATAATCTTGAGTTAATAGGAAAAGAAGAGACATATCCGGCATTGTATCAGATATTCTTTGAAGAACTGGGAATCGAGCCTGATGATAAGAAAATACGGTACTATATACTATTAGATGAATTGTTTTAAAAAATAGAAGTTTAGAGAGTCCTGCATTATATGTGTAGGACTTTTCTATTAGAAAATATGCAATGAAGTATAGCCATAAGCTAAAAAACAGTCGTTTTTTGCACTTTGTCGGACTATTTATGCATAGAATATTGAGTACGTGACAGGATGTTGCTAAATTAATGTTATTAAATAAGTCATACTCTGTTACTCTATATAATAATAATCTCGGTATCAGGCAATAGAAATAATGAAAATGGAGAGGAGGAATTATATTTTAAGAACGTCATCTTATTTGTAGCATTATTAGTGGACGACTTTAACTAATGATATTTCTAGGATTGTGAGTATGTCAATGTAATAGATATGACTTATAACTTTAATAGGTATATTGGACGAATATTATTGCAAGACAAACTATTGTATAATTATGAAAAGAGAAATTTTTATGAAGAAAATAAAACTAAAAATATTTTCATTGCTTTTGGTTTTTTCATTTATTTTTATTAATAATAATGGGATTATTGTTAATGCGACGCAAATAACTAATCAAAAGAATATTTCTCAATATAATTTATCTTTAAAAGCAATTACAAGCATAGCTGAGGATCCATATGAATCTAATAATAATATTAGTGAAGCTTATCCTTACTCAAAAACAAAAGTTTTGAGTGGTAATTCATTTATCGAAGGATATAGAAATTCCAATATACATGTGTTAGGTGATGTGGACTTTTTCTACATAACATTAACAGCAGGTGTAACATATGATGTTGTTCTAAAGAATATATACGGTGAAGATAGACATATTTATTTGTGGAGGGATAATGGTAATGGAACATGGACTAGATGGAAAAAGTCTAATCAGGTTCCAGGACAACCGGAACACTATAGATTTACACCATCAGTAAGTGGAATTTATTATATTGAAATTTCGGGAGGAGATCCCTATAGTCTATATTATTTCTTTGCCGTTGAGCGAAAGGGAACTATAAATACTAATCTCTGGCCATAATACTTATATTATTTATAAGACAAAAGTAATGATTGTATACGGAAATTTCTAATGATAAGAGGAGGAAGAGTTAATGCAAACACAGGGACTCAATGGTATTCAAAATTATATTTATAACCCAACGACCGGGAAACTATCTACAAAGTCAAATGATCCGGCAGAACTTGAATTTTGTCGACATTTTAACGGAGAAGTTACCGATGCACTGGATGCTTCATACGAGGGAAAGAAAAAGGATATATTGAATTTCTATGAGCAGATGAGACATAATGGTATAAGTTTAATTCGTACCAAGCTTCAGGGAGAGGGTAAGTCAGAAGCGGATATTAATTCGGATTATGATCAGTGGATGAGACAAGAGGAATATGAGATAACCCTTGGAGTAGTGGATGCATTAACAAATAGAATTGCTTCGGGAGATATGGTTATTAATTATGTTTCAATACCAGATTTTACAGATGAAGATTATGAAAAGGCTACTGATTTGACATCTGATTATACCTATACAGGGATGACTGGTATTGATACTGAACGCAATTCGGCTGAAATCGGTAACGGAACCGTTCTACATCTGAATGAAAAATTTAACTTAAAGGTTACATCGAATTCTGTTGAAGTTTGCATAAATGGAGAGAAGGAATATGAAAAAGCAGAATGGGATACGGCAAAGCTTTTTGCGGAAGCACTTAATCGATTTATACGATATGCCAATAACCAGATCATGTTCTCCTTATACACCCAGGAGGACAGTGATAAAGTCAGTACTCTCTTAAAGTCGAACAATTTGGATATAGACAGGGAATTCACTATTAATGGTAAGTCGATGTCAGTTCAGGACGGAAAAATTATGAAGACTGTCCAAGAACCCTATTATTATTTGAACATGCCCCAGGATATTGTTGAGATGGCTATAAAACGATAAGAGATAGTACTTACAGTTACTGATATGATATCCATATAAATATTAATGGGTTAAAAAAACTTTTCTATTCTTTGTACATTTCTATGGTACAATAATAGAGAAGTTTTTTGTTTTGAAAAGATTATATAGAAGAAGATATTTTAGGAGAAGATGTTATGAACATACAGATATTTGGAACCAATAAATGCTTTGATACCAAGAAAGGAATGCGTTATTTTAAAGAGCGAAATATTAAGTTCCAGTTCATCGATCTGAAAGAAAAGGGAATGAGCAAAGGAGAGTATCAAAGTGTAAAGCAGGCAGTGGGCGGACTGGAGGCCATGATAAATCCTGATTGTAAGGATAAGGATACGCTGGCGTTAATTCAATATATGTCAGACGAGGATAAGGAAGAGAAGCTGTTAGAAAACCAACAGTTATTAAGAACTCCCATTGTTCGAAATGGCAGGCAGGCAACAGTGGGATACTGCCCGGACATATGGAAGGCTTGGAATTAAAAATTATGGAGATGTAACATAATAAATATGCAGGGATTAATACTTACCATAATGCACTGTCAGAAGAACAACGTTGTTGAATTCTGTATGGATAGGACAAACTTTTATGTTTGTCTTAGACATACAGAATTTACAACTTGTACTTCTGTCTGTGTGTGAGGTAAGTTTAATCCCTGCTGATACATTATGTTACAGCCCCATAATTGCATTATTCGATTGGCTCGTAGCGGTTGAAGATTTTGCTGGCACTACATACATGCTTGGTGCCATCAGAGTCTATAATAATATAGTCATTTTCTCCAATGAAGGTTCTTCCACGACTGTGGGTGATATAGGGACAATAGGTATTACCATCGGGTTGCTTTACCTTAAGTAAATGATCAGTAACTATCCAGCCCTTGGTTATTACATCGGACCATAGCTCGTAGCCATCCTCATATCCTTTATTAAATTCAAACTTATAAACATCGGCTTCTAGACCTACTCTTCTACATCTCATAGAATCGCCCCTTTCAGTATTAATTATGTCTGTTACCCTCCTGATTACATTATAGCATAGATATGGAAAATTGTAATCATAACATCCAAAAGTTTCTAATATGCAACTTTTGACATTATAATTGTCGGATTACATAAAAATAATAATTTCTATAATTATAAAAAACAGAAACTCTGGATGAAAAATGGAGACTTGTTGCAGTAACGGGTGGATGTTAAAATGGAGCAGTGCATTACAAGATGGGGGGAAAATGAAATGAAAAGGGTTAAGCTAATAGTTCTATGTCTAATGATTGGTTGTTTAGGTACAGCATGTATTTCAAAAACAGAAGAGGTAGAAAGCTCACTTACAGCCTCAAGTAATATGGTGTCTGAACAAGATAGAACACCTCAAGCGAAAACAGAGGATAAAAAAATAACAGATGAGAAAGTAGTAGATGAGACAGCTGCTGATCAGGAAATAGCAGAAGAAAAAGTAGAAGATAAAGTAGAAGAAAAAGCAGAAGATAAGTCTATAGAAGCGGCTTCTGATGTGGACGTGAAAAGCAAAACCGAGGAGCAGTATAATATAGTGTTCCATCTGGACATGGATAATCATGATGCAGAGCGCATGCAGAAAGCGGACGGTTGGTCCAATGGGTCCATATTTGACTGTACCTGGCGTGCAGATAATATCACTTTTAATGATGGAATTATGACCTTAAGAATTGATACAGATGGTGAAAATACCTCTCCCAGGTGGTCGGGAGGAGAATATCGAACCAATCAATTTTATCACTATGGAAAATATGAAGTAAGAATGAAGCCAATACGTAATGATGGAGTGGTGTCCTCCTTCTTTGTATACACAGGCCCCAGTGATAATAATCCTTGGGATGAAATTGATATAGAGTTCGTGGGAAAAGACACGACGAAGGTGCAGTTTAATTATTTCACTAACGGAGTGGGTGGTCATGAGTTTATCTATGATCTGGGTTTTGACGCCAGCGAGGAATTCCATGAGTATGGCTTTGAGTGGCAAGAGAATTCGATAACCTGGTATGTGGATGGGGTAGCGGTACATACGGCTGATAAGGATATACCATCGACACCGGGAAAGATTATGATGAATGTGTGGCCGGGAATCGGTGTGGACCAATGGTTGAAACCCTTTGACGGGAAGGTTCCGCTGGAAGCACAGTATGACTGGATCCAATTTTCGGACTAGACAATTTCGTCTCTATACATGTGATAACCTTAGATTATTCTTAAATAATAAGAGTTATAGGGGCTGTTGCATAATACATTTACAGGGAATATGACTTACCATAATGCACTGTCGGAAGAACAGATTGCTGATTTTATATGGATAAGGCGAACTTTTTTGTCCGCCTGAGACATATAAAATCAGCAATGTGTTACTTCCGTCTGTGTGTGAGGTAAGTCATATTCTCTGCACGTATATTATGCAACAGCCCTTTTTTATAGTATAAGATAAAAAAATCACACCAATACATAAATCTGGACACCGCTAAAAGCCGGATTATCTTGATATAATGGTATCAAAAGTGAAACGAATCGATATTGAGAAAGAGTATAATGAGAGCACAATTTGGAGGAGTAAATGTGAAAAAGAATGGACATTTCATCAGCATAGGGCTGGTTCTAATAATTATGGCGCTCAGCCTTCTGGCTACAGGCTGCAGCACAGCGGTTAAAGCGAAATCTGAGACCTTGGTGTTAACAGTGGATGATACCAAGGTATATTTGAATGAAATGATGTATCACGTGATGCTTGCGGAAATACAGGGAGAATTATATGCTTCCGTTCTTCAGAATGGGGAAGAGTATTGGGACATGGATGATGGAAATGGAGCTACCATGGCGGAGGTTGCAAAGGATATGGCCATGGATAATGCAGTAAAATACCAGCTGTTCTATGACCTGGCAATGCAAGAGGGATATGAATTGACGGATGAGGAGAAGGCAATCTGTAAATCCCAGGCGGAAAACATCATGTTAAATATTCCGTCAGAGGTACTTCAGAGGCTGGAGTTATCGGAAGAGCAGCTTATTATCATTCTGAATAAGATTGCAATAGCGACCAGATATTATAATGATTTTGTGAAGGCATTGAACGTGGATGAAGCAGCGATTAAGGAAACCATTGATGCCGCGGATTATCAGCAATACGATATGGAATACGTCTACGCTACAAAGGAGGAGCTTGCAGAGCTTGAAGAACTGAAAGAGGAGATAACGAATGCAACGGATTTTAATCAGCTATCGGATAAGACCAGTCTGAAAATCGGTGCATTATCCTTTATATCCGGTAAGGATACCTTTGGAGAGGAGACGAATCTGGAAGAAGAAATAGTGAACCTGAACCCTGGAGAGGTAAGCGATATTATTGAGACAGTGAAAGGGTATTATGTTATTAAGCTAAAGGATAACATCTCAAAGGATAGCTATGAGGCAGCAGT
The nucleotide sequence above comes from Variimorphobacter saccharofermentans. Encoded proteins:
- a CDS encoding peptidylprolyl isomerase is translated as MKKNGHFISIGLVLIIMALSLLATGCSTAVKAKSETLVLTVDDTKVYLNEMMYHVMLAEIQGELYASVLQNGEEYWDMDDGNGATMAEVAKDMAMDNAVKYQLFYDLAMQEGYELTDEEKAICKSQAENIMLNIPSEVLQRLELSEEQLIIILNKIAIATRYYNDFVKALNVDEAAIKETIDAADYQQYDMEYVYATKEELAELEELKEEITNATDFNQLSDKTSLKIGALSFISGKDTFGEETNLEEEIVNLNPGEVSDIIETVKGYYVIKLKDNISKDSYEAAVSDAVERAQNEAFELAYEKLKKEHQITINKKIWEKVKVGENLK
- a CDS encoding arsenate reductase family protein, translated to MNIQIFGTNKCFDTKKGMRYFKERNIKFQFIDLKEKGMSKGEYQSVKQAVGGLEAMINPDCKDKDTLALIQYMSDEDKEEKLLENQQLLRTPIVRNGRQATVGYCPDIWKAWN
- a CDS encoding CPBP family intramembrane glutamic endopeptidase → MNKRDKIALAIFVFVTLTAGIFGYMLDQVLTDQPEGNSLGMGLWLVLPLLTGIVLRIINKDLKEIGARTNLRNNIKWYGVAVLVYPFIMLISIIIAKAGGGLTIGKFESGALFALMLTTFFGSCIKNIFEEFAWRGCLVPYLEKTKMNDWLLYFTSGLVWGMWHITYYMFFLPDEYFTETSRPMMVVIGIVLMIFWSPLFVELRRLTNSVWPCVILHAMEDAVPTLLFVTTDVFRIKKSLSVMIDPISGFVTTAILLLIGLSLRKYRIKKNYVTGAG
- a CDS encoding PPC domain-containing protein is translated as MKKIKLKIFSLLLVFSFIFINNNGIIVNATQITNQKNISQYNLSLKAITSIAEDPYESNNNISEAYPYSKTKVLSGNSFIEGYRNSNIHVLGDVDFFYITLTAGVTYDVVLKNIYGEDRHIYLWRDNGNGTWTRWKKSNQVPGQPEHYRFTPSVSGIYYIEISGGDPYSLYYFFAVERKGTINTNLWP
- the bglS gene encoding beta-glucanase — protein: MEQCITRWGENEMKRVKLIVLCLMIGCLGTACISKTEEVESSLTASSNMVSEQDRTPQAKTEDKKITDEKVVDETAADQEIAEEKVEDKVEEKAEDKSIEAASDVDVKSKTEEQYNIVFHLDMDNHDAERMQKADGWSNGSIFDCTWRADNITFNDGIMTLRIDTDGENTSPRWSGGEYRTNQFYHYGKYEVRMKPIRNDGVVSSFFVYTGPSDNNPWDEIDIEFVGKDTTKVQFNYFTNGVGGHEFIYDLGFDASEEFHEYGFEWQENSITWYVDGVAVHTADKDIPSTPGKIMMNVWPGIGVDQWLKPFDGKVPLEAQYDWIQFSD
- a CDS encoding APH(3') family aminoglycoside O-phosphotransferase, with translation MDILIDLKNYNTKTSVFKRTAVRAIICDGEKYLFICSRYGDVKFPGGGVEKGEQLEEALLREVQEETGYQVDRATIRKYGRVLERRKGEYEDILEMESLYYYCEVKSEIGKRNLDTYEEEYRYEAVWLTLQEAIEMNKKMKDLERCPWVTRETQVMERLREEKIFFNDILPCIPDIMKEMIEGYSFEVESIGCSGAHIYMFENDLVLKVEQKKSSSDEEYQMLQWLQGKLPVPDIKYFHTGGTFNYLLMTRLYGRMACDPDIMSDLEHMARALAKGLKQLWQVDITGCPRIVNLDYQLSKALSRVENNLIDMEQVEPDTFGDNGFSNPMKLYEYLRDNRPEKEKAFVHGDYCLPNVFIENNEVSGYLDIGNSGVGDRWQDIALAVRSMRYNLELIGKEETYPALYQIFFEELGIEPDDKKIRYYILLDELF